A region from the Oncorhynchus keta strain PuntledgeMale-10-30-2019 chromosome 5, Oket_V2, whole genome shotgun sequence genome encodes:
- the LOC118384421 gene encoding oxysterol-binding protein-related protein 7-like isoform X2: MRRKQKKKVSLLSRWPRPWVIHGFQSCVSSEREPCRKAELTFSDIVHPIIMMDPRVCPPSLNSSQSVMSNLDKSPSGGFKAGHSRNDSAGSSRNSRQNSRHWEVLEDHMDMGSGIGSGLDMSIPGICEGFLMKRRKYPLNGWHKRYFLLEKGILKYSKTQQDIQRGKLHGSLDVSLAVMSINKKSNRIDLDGGDYLYHVKAKNSDLFYIWLTKLCAHRVFKKNEALGVHHGVLHALTMGNSTLLPAMASLAQRNQAAMPGMYPHYASTASVYQAEMEVPPTAAPGVNGKVAAWLQQTHQSDTCSQELARSQLDLTELAQLIRRLNWLESDQQPISNSDLERRINMQNLTLNTPKAKKERKTTNKIFGHSRTLSGVETRGMFTSSHLSTSSNHLSVGAASVSSIPDYVYSQLSNPLITSPEAKKIQQDICALSQRVHASLKSIHEVLALERERVRQAWTGPDLRSSTSNQLATLCSTLSELEVQSCQTKVHSLSLSSGSTGGSKESYSTVRQDQNAEETPSKGCSVQRTPSLADSMAEYYDARDVIVCENSSENGEEESDESGLSDITTTSNSEPDEVHASSTLNYRTSVSRAPDMVSTVPTNTGRRTVLPANCVDNSHIGIMTILYNNIGKDLSRVSMPCGLNEPLNLLQRVSEELEYSELLDIANRTEDPFERMLYIGVFSISGYAWATWRNRYKPFNPVLGETYESHRKERGFRYVAEQVSHHPPCSAVHAESENFTFWQDQQWKNKFWGKSLEIISSGPVNVKLPKYGDHYEWNKVVTCVHNVLSPQRWLEHYGEVTIRNTKSDLCTCKISFVKSRYWTSETSKNEVQGQVLNQAGEVAHRFGGLWHEGIFCDTLPNPKCIWKPNPQPDDHFQYYGFSRYARELNELTPELKKVLPPSDTRYRPDQRILEEGDVAGADSKKEEVEQKQRDRRKELAKKGEEHVPRFFRKELDAAGNDIWLSNGTYWKIRNQPGFANTKNLDLWC; encoded by the exons ATGCGGAggaagcaaaaaaaaaaagtcagTCTTCTTTCACGCTGGCCACGTCCCTGGGTTATCCACGGGTTTCAG AGTTGTGTTTCCTCTGAGAGAGAACCTTGTCGAAAAGCAGAGCTTACTTTTAGCGACATTGTTCATCCAATCATAATGATGGACCCTCGGGTGTGCCCACCCTCACTCAACAGCAGCCAATCAGTGATGAGCAATCTGGACAAGTCTCCTTCTGGAGGATTCAAGGCCGGACACTCACGGAACGACAGCGCTGGGTCATCACGCAACTCCCGCCAG AACTCCAGGCACTGGGAGGTGTTGGAAGACCACATGGACATGGGTTCAGGGATCGGGTCAGGGCTGGACATGAGCATCCCTGGAATCTGTGAGGGCTTcctgatgaagaggaggaagtaCCCTTTGAATGGCTGGCACAAG AGGTACTTCCTGCTGGAAAAAGGGATCCTCAAGTACTCCAAGACACAGCAGGAT ATCCAAAGAGGAAAACTCCACGGCTCCCTGGACGTTAGCCTCGCTGTCATGTCCATCAACAAGAAGTCCAATCGCATCGATCTGGATGGTGGAGACTATTTATACCACGTCAAG GCCAAGAACAGTGACTTGTTCTACATATGGCTGACCAAGCTGTGTGCCCATCGTGTCTTCAAGAAGAATGAGGCCTTGGGCGTCCACCACGGAGTCCTCCATGCCCTCACCATGGGCAACAGCACGTTGTTGCCAGCCATGGCCAGTCTAGCCCAGAGGAACCAAGCTGCCATGCCAGGCATG TACCCTCACTATGCCAGCACTGCCTCGGTCTACCAGGCTGAGATGGAGGTTCCGCCCACAGCAGCCCCAGGGGTCAACGGCAAGGTGGCAGCGTGGCTCCAGCAGACCCACCAGTCAGATACCTGCTCCCAAG AGCTAGCTCGTTCTCAGTTGGACTTGACTGAGTTGGCCCAGCTCATCCGGAGGCTCAATTGGCTGGAGAGTGACCAGCAACCAATCTCCAACAGTGACCTAGAGCGACGAATCAACATGCAG AATCTGACCCTTAATACCCCCAAGGCCAAGAAGGAGAGGAAGACGACAAACAAGATATTTGGTCACTCTCGCACCCTGTCTGGAGTCGAAACCCGCGGCATG ttTACCTCCAGCCACCTGAGCACATCGTCCAACCACCTGAGTGTGGGAGCCGCCTCGGTGTCGTCCATCCCGGACTACGTGTACTCCCAGCTCTCCAACCCCCTCATCACCTCCCCCGAAGCCAAGAAGATCCAGCAGGACATCTGTGCTTTGTCCCAAAGGG TTCATGCATCTCTCAAGTCCATCCACGAAGTGCTCGCCCTGGAACGTGAGCGGGTTCGACAGGCTTGGACCGGTCCAGACCTACGCTCCTCCACCTCCAATCAATTGGCCACCCTGTGTAGCACACTGTCTGAG CTGGAGGTGCAGTCTTGCCAAACCAAAGTTCATTCCCTGTCCCTTTCCTCTGGATCCACGGGGGGCTCCAAGGAGTCCTACAGCACTGTGCGTCAGGACCAG AATGCTGAGGAGACGCCCTCTAAGGGTTGCTCTGTGCAGCGCACCCCCTCGCTGGCCGACTCCATGGCCGAGTACTATGACGCCAGAGATGTCATCGTCTGTGAGAACTCCTCTGAAAACGGAGAAGAGGAGTCTGATGAGTCTGGGCTGAGTGACATCACCACCACCAGTAACTCTGAGCCAGATGAGGTCCATG CCTCTTCCACCCTGAACTACCGCACCAGCGTGTCCAGAGCCCCGGACATGGTCAGCACCGTGCCCACCAACACAGGCCGCCGCACCGTCCTGCCCGCCAACTGTGTCGACAACAGCCACATTggcatcatgaccatcctgtacAACAACATTGGCAAGGACCTGTCACGTGTGTCCATGCCCTGTGGCCTCAACGAACCTCTGAACCTGCTGCAGAGGGTTAGTGAAGAGCTGGAGTACTCTGAGCTTCTGGACATCGCCAACCGCACAGAGGACCCCTTCGAAAGGATG CTGTACATTGGCGTTTTCTCCATCTCTGGCTACGCCTGGGCTACCTGGCGGAACCGCTACAAGCCCTTCAACCCCGTCCTGGGAGAGACTTACGAGAGCCACCGGAAGGAGCGCGGCTTCCGCTACGTCGCTGAGCAG GTCAGCCACCACCCGCCCTGCTCCGCCGTGCACGCAGAGTCTGAGAACTTCACCTTCTGGCAAGACCAGCAATGGAAGAACAAGTTCTGGGGAAAGTCTTTGGAGATCATCTCCTCTGGTCCAGTGAATGTCAAGTTGCCAAA aTATGGGGATCACTACGAGTGGAACAAGGTGGTGACCTGCGTCCACAACGTCCTGAGTCCGCAGAGGTGGCTGGAGCACTACGGAGAGGTGACCATCAGAAACACCAAGAGTGACCTCTGCACCTGCAAGATCTCCTTCGTCAAG tcccgcTACTGGACCTCAGAGACCAGTAAGAACGAGGTGCAGGGCCAGGTTCTGAACCAAGCGGGAGAGGTGGCCCACCGGTTCGGTGGGCTGTGGCATGAGGGCATCTTCTGCGACACCCTGCCTAACCCAAAGTGCATCTGGAAGCCCA ACCCTCAGCCTGATGACCACTTCCAGTACTACGGCTTCAGTCGCTACGCCAGGGAGCTCAATGAGCTGACCCCTGAACTCAAGAAGGTCCTACCTCCCTCAGACACCCGCTATAGGCCAGACCAGAG GATCCTGGAGGAGGGAGATGTAGCTGGGGCTGACAGTAAGAAGGAGGAAGTAGAGCAGAAACAGCGGGACCGCCGAAAGGAGCTGGCCAAGAAGGGAGAGGAGCACGTGCCTCGTTTCTTCAG GAAAGAACTGGATGCGGCCGGGAATGATATCTGGCTGAGCAACGGAACCTACTGGAAGATCCGCAATCAGCCAGGCTTTGCCAACACCAAGAACTTGGATCTGTGGTGTTGA
- the LOC118384421 gene encoding oxysterol-binding protein-related protein 7-like isoform X1, protein MRRKQKKKVSLLSRWPRPWVIHGFQSCVSSEREPCRKAELTFSDIVHPIIMMDPRVCPPSLNSSQSVMSNLDKSPSGGFKAGHSRNDSAGSSRNSRQNSRHWEVLEDHMDMGSGIGSGLDMSIPGICEGFLMKRRKYPLNGWHKRYFLLEKGILKYSKTQQDIQRGKLHGSLDVSLAVMSINKKSNRIDLDGGDYLYHVKAKNSDLFYIWLTKLCAHRVFKKNEALGVHHGVLHALTMGNSTLLPAMASLAQRNQAAMPGMYPHYASTASVYQAEMEVPPTAAPGVNGKVAAWLQQTHQSDTCSQELARSQLDLTELAQLIRRLNWLESDQQPISNSDLERRINMQNLTLNTPKAKKERKTTNKIFGHSRTLSGVETRGMFTSSHLSTSSNHLSVGAASVSSIPDYVYSQLSNPLITSPEAKKIQQDICALSQRVHASLKSIHEVLALERERVRQAWTGPDLRSSTSNQLATLCSTLSELEVQSCQTKVHSLSLSSGSTGGSKESYSTVRQDQNAEETPSKGCSVQRTPSLADSMAEYYDARDVIVCENSSENGEEESDESGLSDITTTSNSEPDEVHEAVSPDQPQTKASSTLNYRTSVSRAPDMVSTVPTNTGRRTVLPANCVDNSHIGIMTILYNNIGKDLSRVSMPCGLNEPLNLLQRVSEELEYSELLDIANRTEDPFERMLYIGVFSISGYAWATWRNRYKPFNPVLGETYESHRKERGFRYVAEQVSHHPPCSAVHAESENFTFWQDQQWKNKFWGKSLEIISSGPVNVKLPKYGDHYEWNKVVTCVHNVLSPQRWLEHYGEVTIRNTKSDLCTCKISFVKSRYWTSETSKNEVQGQVLNQAGEVAHRFGGLWHEGIFCDTLPNPKCIWKPNPQPDDHFQYYGFSRYARELNELTPELKKVLPPSDTRYRPDQRILEEGDVAGADSKKEEVEQKQRDRRKELAKKGEEHVPRFFRKELDAAGNDIWLSNGTYWKIRNQPGFANTKNLDLWC, encoded by the exons ATGCGGAggaagcaaaaaaaaaaagtcagTCTTCTTTCACGCTGGCCACGTCCCTGGGTTATCCACGGGTTTCAG AGTTGTGTTTCCTCTGAGAGAGAACCTTGTCGAAAAGCAGAGCTTACTTTTAGCGACATTGTTCATCCAATCATAATGATGGACCCTCGGGTGTGCCCACCCTCACTCAACAGCAGCCAATCAGTGATGAGCAATCTGGACAAGTCTCCTTCTGGAGGATTCAAGGCCGGACACTCACGGAACGACAGCGCTGGGTCATCACGCAACTCCCGCCAG AACTCCAGGCACTGGGAGGTGTTGGAAGACCACATGGACATGGGTTCAGGGATCGGGTCAGGGCTGGACATGAGCATCCCTGGAATCTGTGAGGGCTTcctgatgaagaggaggaagtaCCCTTTGAATGGCTGGCACAAG AGGTACTTCCTGCTGGAAAAAGGGATCCTCAAGTACTCCAAGACACAGCAGGAT ATCCAAAGAGGAAAACTCCACGGCTCCCTGGACGTTAGCCTCGCTGTCATGTCCATCAACAAGAAGTCCAATCGCATCGATCTGGATGGTGGAGACTATTTATACCACGTCAAG GCCAAGAACAGTGACTTGTTCTACATATGGCTGACCAAGCTGTGTGCCCATCGTGTCTTCAAGAAGAATGAGGCCTTGGGCGTCCACCACGGAGTCCTCCATGCCCTCACCATGGGCAACAGCACGTTGTTGCCAGCCATGGCCAGTCTAGCCCAGAGGAACCAAGCTGCCATGCCAGGCATG TACCCTCACTATGCCAGCACTGCCTCGGTCTACCAGGCTGAGATGGAGGTTCCGCCCACAGCAGCCCCAGGGGTCAACGGCAAGGTGGCAGCGTGGCTCCAGCAGACCCACCAGTCAGATACCTGCTCCCAAG AGCTAGCTCGTTCTCAGTTGGACTTGACTGAGTTGGCCCAGCTCATCCGGAGGCTCAATTGGCTGGAGAGTGACCAGCAACCAATCTCCAACAGTGACCTAGAGCGACGAATCAACATGCAG AATCTGACCCTTAATACCCCCAAGGCCAAGAAGGAGAGGAAGACGACAAACAAGATATTTGGTCACTCTCGCACCCTGTCTGGAGTCGAAACCCGCGGCATG ttTACCTCCAGCCACCTGAGCACATCGTCCAACCACCTGAGTGTGGGAGCCGCCTCGGTGTCGTCCATCCCGGACTACGTGTACTCCCAGCTCTCCAACCCCCTCATCACCTCCCCCGAAGCCAAGAAGATCCAGCAGGACATCTGTGCTTTGTCCCAAAGGG TTCATGCATCTCTCAAGTCCATCCACGAAGTGCTCGCCCTGGAACGTGAGCGGGTTCGACAGGCTTGGACCGGTCCAGACCTACGCTCCTCCACCTCCAATCAATTGGCCACCCTGTGTAGCACACTGTCTGAG CTGGAGGTGCAGTCTTGCCAAACCAAAGTTCATTCCCTGTCCCTTTCCTCTGGATCCACGGGGGGCTCCAAGGAGTCCTACAGCACTGTGCGTCAGGACCAG AATGCTGAGGAGACGCCCTCTAAGGGTTGCTCTGTGCAGCGCACCCCCTCGCTGGCCGACTCCATGGCCGAGTACTATGACGCCAGAGATGTCATCGTCTGTGAGAACTCCTCTGAAAACGGAGAAGAGGAGTCTGATGAGTCTGGGCTGAGTGACATCACCACCACCAGTAACTCTGAGCCAGATGAGGTCCATG AGGCAGTATCACCGGACCAACCGCAAACAAAAG CCTCTTCCACCCTGAACTACCGCACCAGCGTGTCCAGAGCCCCGGACATGGTCAGCACCGTGCCCACCAACACAGGCCGCCGCACCGTCCTGCCCGCCAACTGTGTCGACAACAGCCACATTggcatcatgaccatcctgtacAACAACATTGGCAAGGACCTGTCACGTGTGTCCATGCCCTGTGGCCTCAACGAACCTCTGAACCTGCTGCAGAGGGTTAGTGAAGAGCTGGAGTACTCTGAGCTTCTGGACATCGCCAACCGCACAGAGGACCCCTTCGAAAGGATG CTGTACATTGGCGTTTTCTCCATCTCTGGCTACGCCTGGGCTACCTGGCGGAACCGCTACAAGCCCTTCAACCCCGTCCTGGGAGAGACTTACGAGAGCCACCGGAAGGAGCGCGGCTTCCGCTACGTCGCTGAGCAG GTCAGCCACCACCCGCCCTGCTCCGCCGTGCACGCAGAGTCTGAGAACTTCACCTTCTGGCAAGACCAGCAATGGAAGAACAAGTTCTGGGGAAAGTCTTTGGAGATCATCTCCTCTGGTCCAGTGAATGTCAAGTTGCCAAA aTATGGGGATCACTACGAGTGGAACAAGGTGGTGACCTGCGTCCACAACGTCCTGAGTCCGCAGAGGTGGCTGGAGCACTACGGAGAGGTGACCATCAGAAACACCAAGAGTGACCTCTGCACCTGCAAGATCTCCTTCGTCAAG tcccgcTACTGGACCTCAGAGACCAGTAAGAACGAGGTGCAGGGCCAGGTTCTGAACCAAGCGGGAGAGGTGGCCCACCGGTTCGGTGGGCTGTGGCATGAGGGCATCTTCTGCGACACCCTGCCTAACCCAAAGTGCATCTGGAAGCCCA ACCCTCAGCCTGATGACCACTTCCAGTACTACGGCTTCAGTCGCTACGCCAGGGAGCTCAATGAGCTGACCCCTGAACTCAAGAAGGTCCTACCTCCCTCAGACACCCGCTATAGGCCAGACCAGAG GATCCTGGAGGAGGGAGATGTAGCTGGGGCTGACAGTAAGAAGGAGGAAGTAGAGCAGAAACAGCGGGACCGCCGAAAGGAGCTGGCCAAGAAGGGAGAGGAGCACGTGCCTCGTTTCTTCAG GAAAGAACTGGATGCGGCCGGGAATGATATCTGGCTGAGCAACGGAACCTACTGGAAGATCCGCAATCAGCCAGGCTTTGCCAACACCAAGAACTTGGATCTGTGGTGTTGA
- the LOC118384421 gene encoding oxysterol-binding protein-related protein 7-like isoform X3: MNFNCATIGDSCVSSEREPCRKAELTFSDIVHPIIMMDPRVCPPSLNSSQSVMSNLDKSPSGGFKAGHSRNDSAGSSRNSRQNSRHWEVLEDHMDMGSGIGSGLDMSIPGICEGFLMKRRKYPLNGWHKRYFLLEKGILKYSKTQQDIQRGKLHGSLDVSLAVMSINKKSNRIDLDGGDYLYHVKAKNSDLFYIWLTKLCAHRVFKKNEALGVHHGVLHALTMGNSTLLPAMASLAQRNQAAMPGMYPHYASTASVYQAEMEVPPTAAPGVNGKVAAWLQQTHQSDTCSQELARSQLDLTELAQLIRRLNWLESDQQPISNSDLERRINMQNLTLNTPKAKKERKTTNKIFGHSRTLSGVETRGMFTSSHLSTSSNHLSVGAASVSSIPDYVYSQLSNPLITSPEAKKIQQDICALSQRVHASLKSIHEVLALERERVRQAWTGPDLRSSTSNQLATLCSTLSELEVQSCQTKVHSLSLSSGSTGGSKESYSTVRQDQNAEETPSKGCSVQRTPSLADSMAEYYDARDVIVCENSSENGEEESDESGLSDITTTSNSEPDEVHEAVSPDQPQTKASSTLNYRTSVSRAPDMVSTVPTNTGRRTVLPANCVDNSHIGIMTILYNNIGKDLSRVSMPCGLNEPLNLLQRVSEELEYSELLDIANRTEDPFERMLYIGVFSISGYAWATWRNRYKPFNPVLGETYESHRKERGFRYVAEQVSHHPPCSAVHAESENFTFWQDQQWKNKFWGKSLEIISSGPVNVKLPKYGDHYEWNKVVTCVHNVLSPQRWLEHYGEVTIRNTKSDLCTCKISFVKSRYWTSETSKNEVQGQVLNQAGEVAHRFGGLWHEGIFCDTLPNPKCIWKPNPQPDDHFQYYGFSRYARELNELTPELKKVLPPSDTRYRPDQRILEEGDVAGADSKKEEVEQKQRDRRKELAKKGEEHVPRFFRKELDAAGNDIWLSNGTYWKIRNQPGFANTKNLDLWC, translated from the exons ATGAACTTCAACTGTGCCACCATAGGAGAT AGTTGTGTTTCCTCTGAGAGAGAACCTTGTCGAAAAGCAGAGCTTACTTTTAGCGACATTGTTCATCCAATCATAATGATGGACCCTCGGGTGTGCCCACCCTCACTCAACAGCAGCCAATCAGTGATGAGCAATCTGGACAAGTCTCCTTCTGGAGGATTCAAGGCCGGACACTCACGGAACGACAGCGCTGGGTCATCACGCAACTCCCGCCAG AACTCCAGGCACTGGGAGGTGTTGGAAGACCACATGGACATGGGTTCAGGGATCGGGTCAGGGCTGGACATGAGCATCCCTGGAATCTGTGAGGGCTTcctgatgaagaggaggaagtaCCCTTTGAATGGCTGGCACAAG AGGTACTTCCTGCTGGAAAAAGGGATCCTCAAGTACTCCAAGACACAGCAGGAT ATCCAAAGAGGAAAACTCCACGGCTCCCTGGACGTTAGCCTCGCTGTCATGTCCATCAACAAGAAGTCCAATCGCATCGATCTGGATGGTGGAGACTATTTATACCACGTCAAG GCCAAGAACAGTGACTTGTTCTACATATGGCTGACCAAGCTGTGTGCCCATCGTGTCTTCAAGAAGAATGAGGCCTTGGGCGTCCACCACGGAGTCCTCCATGCCCTCACCATGGGCAACAGCACGTTGTTGCCAGCCATGGCCAGTCTAGCCCAGAGGAACCAAGCTGCCATGCCAGGCATG TACCCTCACTATGCCAGCACTGCCTCGGTCTACCAGGCTGAGATGGAGGTTCCGCCCACAGCAGCCCCAGGGGTCAACGGCAAGGTGGCAGCGTGGCTCCAGCAGACCCACCAGTCAGATACCTGCTCCCAAG AGCTAGCTCGTTCTCAGTTGGACTTGACTGAGTTGGCCCAGCTCATCCGGAGGCTCAATTGGCTGGAGAGTGACCAGCAACCAATCTCCAACAGTGACCTAGAGCGACGAATCAACATGCAG AATCTGACCCTTAATACCCCCAAGGCCAAGAAGGAGAGGAAGACGACAAACAAGATATTTGGTCACTCTCGCACCCTGTCTGGAGTCGAAACCCGCGGCATG ttTACCTCCAGCCACCTGAGCACATCGTCCAACCACCTGAGTGTGGGAGCCGCCTCGGTGTCGTCCATCCCGGACTACGTGTACTCCCAGCTCTCCAACCCCCTCATCACCTCCCCCGAAGCCAAGAAGATCCAGCAGGACATCTGTGCTTTGTCCCAAAGGG TTCATGCATCTCTCAAGTCCATCCACGAAGTGCTCGCCCTGGAACGTGAGCGGGTTCGACAGGCTTGGACCGGTCCAGACCTACGCTCCTCCACCTCCAATCAATTGGCCACCCTGTGTAGCACACTGTCTGAG CTGGAGGTGCAGTCTTGCCAAACCAAAGTTCATTCCCTGTCCCTTTCCTCTGGATCCACGGGGGGCTCCAAGGAGTCCTACAGCACTGTGCGTCAGGACCAG AATGCTGAGGAGACGCCCTCTAAGGGTTGCTCTGTGCAGCGCACCCCCTCGCTGGCCGACTCCATGGCCGAGTACTATGACGCCAGAGATGTCATCGTCTGTGAGAACTCCTCTGAAAACGGAGAAGAGGAGTCTGATGAGTCTGGGCTGAGTGACATCACCACCACCAGTAACTCTGAGCCAGATGAGGTCCATG AGGCAGTATCACCGGACCAACCGCAAACAAAAG CCTCTTCCACCCTGAACTACCGCACCAGCGTGTCCAGAGCCCCGGACATGGTCAGCACCGTGCCCACCAACACAGGCCGCCGCACCGTCCTGCCCGCCAACTGTGTCGACAACAGCCACATTggcatcatgaccatcctgtacAACAACATTGGCAAGGACCTGTCACGTGTGTCCATGCCCTGTGGCCTCAACGAACCTCTGAACCTGCTGCAGAGGGTTAGTGAAGAGCTGGAGTACTCTGAGCTTCTGGACATCGCCAACCGCACAGAGGACCCCTTCGAAAGGATG CTGTACATTGGCGTTTTCTCCATCTCTGGCTACGCCTGGGCTACCTGGCGGAACCGCTACAAGCCCTTCAACCCCGTCCTGGGAGAGACTTACGAGAGCCACCGGAAGGAGCGCGGCTTCCGCTACGTCGCTGAGCAG GTCAGCCACCACCCGCCCTGCTCCGCCGTGCACGCAGAGTCTGAGAACTTCACCTTCTGGCAAGACCAGCAATGGAAGAACAAGTTCTGGGGAAAGTCTTTGGAGATCATCTCCTCTGGTCCAGTGAATGTCAAGTTGCCAAA aTATGGGGATCACTACGAGTGGAACAAGGTGGTGACCTGCGTCCACAACGTCCTGAGTCCGCAGAGGTGGCTGGAGCACTACGGAGAGGTGACCATCAGAAACACCAAGAGTGACCTCTGCACCTGCAAGATCTCCTTCGTCAAG tcccgcTACTGGACCTCAGAGACCAGTAAGAACGAGGTGCAGGGCCAGGTTCTGAACCAAGCGGGAGAGGTGGCCCACCGGTTCGGTGGGCTGTGGCATGAGGGCATCTTCTGCGACACCCTGCCTAACCCAAAGTGCATCTGGAAGCCCA ACCCTCAGCCTGATGACCACTTCCAGTACTACGGCTTCAGTCGCTACGCCAGGGAGCTCAATGAGCTGACCCCTGAACTCAAGAAGGTCCTACCTCCCTCAGACACCCGCTATAGGCCAGACCAGAG GATCCTGGAGGAGGGAGATGTAGCTGGGGCTGACAGTAAGAAGGAGGAAGTAGAGCAGAAACAGCGGGACCGCCGAAAGGAGCTGGCCAAGAAGGGAGAGGAGCACGTGCCTCGTTTCTTCAG GAAAGAACTGGATGCGGCCGGGAATGATATCTGGCTGAGCAACGGAACCTACTGGAAGATCCGCAATCAGCCAGGCTTTGCCAACACCAAGAACTTGGATCTGTGGTGTTGA